A DNA window from Xiphias gladius isolate SHS-SW01 ecotype Sanya breed wild chromosome 3, ASM1685928v1, whole genome shotgun sequence contains the following coding sequences:
- the hid1a gene encoding protein HID1 isoform X4, producing the protein MEAVFDITVHLRKPVEATDDAFWDQFWADTATTVQDVFALVPAAEIRAVREESPSNLATLCYKAVEKLVQGAESGCPTEREKQVILNCTRILTRILPYIFEDQDWRGFFWSTVPGAGRAGTDELDDDDGARPLAELLLLAIADLLFCPDFTVHSHKRGPDSVENMQSIDSCEYIWEAGVGFAQSPPLNYIHDLNRTELLRLLLTCFSEAMYLPPSSDNNVLNPWVTFFCSAENRHALPLFTSLLNVVCAYDPVGYGIPYNHLLFSDYREQLVEQAVQILIVTLEHDGGVPHRPASPSSMEEQEVRHQEHRKTKINPMTIWHAFDVSQINLCIFVQSTGPENLFVNYLSRIHREEDFDFVLKGLARLLTNPLTQTYLPNSTKKIQFHQELLVLFWKLCDFNKKFLFFVLKSSDVLDVLVPILYYLNDARADQSRVGLMHIGVFILLLLSGERNFGVRLNKPYSIHVPMDIPVFTGTHADLLIVVFHKIITTGHQRLQPLFDCLLTIVVNVSPYLKSLSMVAANKLLHLLEAFSTSWFLFSAAQNHHLVFFLLEAFNNIIQYQFDGNCNLVYAIIRKRNVFHQLANLPSDPASIQKALQRKRKSPDVISRTSSQETVSMEGSHPAVPAEPGTLKASLVAMPGIDKLTEKSQVSEDGTMVSVPKMDSPHTVHPDQSAVAGTSDTESNSGRDNEDVFYTEAEMERRRLSSASSTSFWAPTQEWVLSWKSKLPLQTIMRLLQVLVPQVEKICIDKGLTDESEILKFLQHGTLVGLLPVPHPILIRKYQANAGTAMWFRTYMWGVVYLRNVDPPIWYDTDVRLFEIQRM; encoded by the exons atggaggCAGTATTTGACATCACAGTACATCTAAGGAAG CCAGTGGAAGCCACAGACGATGCCTTCTGGGACCAGTTCTGGGCAGACACCGCCACCACCGTCCAGGATGTTTTTGCTCTGGTGCCAGCTGCGGAGATAAGGGCTGTTCGAGAGGAGTCCCCTTCAAATCTAGCAACCCTCTGCTATAAG GCCGTGGAGAAGCTGGTGCAGGGTGCAGAGTCTGGCTGCCCCACAGAAAGGGAGAAGCAGGTGATCCTGAACTGCACCCGCATCCTGACCCGCATCCTCCCCTACATCTTTGAGGACCAGGACTGGAGGGGATTCTTCTGGTCAACGGTGCCTGGTGCCGGGCGGGCTGGG ACAGATGAGCTGGACGATGATGACGGAGCTCGACCACTGGCCGAGTTGCTGCTCCTGGCCATCGCTGACCTGCTCTTTTGCCCTGACTTCACTGTGCACAGCCACAAGAGAGGCCCT GACTCGGTAGAGAACATGCAGTCTATAGACAGCTGTGAATACATCTGGGAGGCAGGGGTGGGCTTTGCACAGTCCCCCCCTCTCAACTACATCCATGACCTGAATAG GACAGAGTTGCTGAGATTGTTACTAACCTGCTTCTCTGAGGCCATGTACCTGCCTCCTTCATCGGACAACAATGTCCTCAACCCTTGGGTGACTTTCTTCTGCTCCGCAGAAAACAG ACATGCTCTGCCTCTGTTCACCTCCCTGCTGAATGTGGTGTGCGCCTATGATCCAGTGGGCTACGGCATCCCGTACAACCACCTGCTCTTCTCGGACTACCGGGAGCAGCTGGTGGAGCAGGCTGTACAGATCCTTATTGTGACGCTGGAGCACGACGGAGGGGTTCCCCACCGCCCTGCCTCCCCATCCAGCATGGAGGAGCAAGAGGTACGACACCAagaacacaggaaaacaaaaatcaatccGATGACTATATGGCATGCGTTTGATGTCAGTCAAATAAATCTCTGTATCTTTGTGCAGTCTACAGGACCTGAAAACCTGTTTGTGAATTATTTGTCGAGGATTCACAGAGAGGAG GACTTTGACTTTGTATTGAAGGGCCTGGCTCGTCTGCTGACCAACCCTTTGACTCAGACTTACCTGCCTAACTCCACAAAGAAGATCCAGTTCCACCAAGAGCTGTTGGTTCTCTTCTGGAAGCTATGTGACTTCAATAAG AAGTTCCTGTTTTTTGTCCTGAAGAGCAGTGATGTGCTGGATGTTCTGGTTCCGATACTCTACTACCTGAATGATGCCAGGGCTGACCAGT CCCGCGTCGGACTCATGCACATTGGCGTGTtcattctgctgctgttgagcGGGGAGAGAAACTTTGGTGTGCGCTTGAATAAGCCCTACTCCATCCATGTGCCTATGGACATACCAGTGTTCACAGGGACTCACGCTGACCTGCTTATAGTG gtgTTTCACAAGATTATCACCACAGGCCACCAGCGTCTCCAGCCTCTGTTTGACTGCCTACTCACCATTGTTGTAAATG TGTCTCCCTACTTGAAGAGCCTGTCCATGGTGGCAGCCAATAAACTGCTCCACCTGCTGGAGGCCTTCTCCACCAGCTGGTTCCTGTTCTCTGCAGCCCAGAACCATCACCTTGTATTCTTCCTTCTTGAGGCTTTTAACAATATTATCCAGTACCAGTTTGATG GAAACTGCAACCTGGTGTATGCCATCATCCGCAAACGTAACGTGTTCCACCAGCTGGCCAACCTGCCCTCTGATCCCGCTTCCATTCAAAAGGctttgcagaggaagaggaagtcgCCAGATGTTATTTCCCGCACAAGCTCCCAGGAGACTGTGTCTATGGAGGGCTCTCACCCTGCTGTGCCAGCAGAGCCTGGTACACTGAAGGCCAGTCTAGTCGCTATGCCAG GCATTGATAAACTCACCGAGAAGTCACAGGTGTCAGAGGATGGCACCATGGTGTCCGTCCCAAAGATGGATTCCCCACACACTGTCCACCCGGACCAAAGTGCAGTCGCCGGGACCAGTGATACAGAGTCAAACTCAGGCAGAGATAAtgaa GATGTTTTCTACACTGAAGCAGAAATGGAGAGAAGACGTTTGTCAAGTGCGTCTTCAACATCGTTTTGGGCTCCCACACAGGAATGG GTGCTCTCCTGGAAGAGTAAGCTACCTTTGCAGACTATCATGCGTCTTCTACAAGTGTTAGTTCCCCAGGTGGAGAAGATCTGCATCGATAA gggTTTGACAGATGAATCAGAGATCCTGAAGTTTCTCCAGCATGGCACATTAGTGGGCCTGCTCCCAGTCCCTCACCCCATCCTCATCAGAAAGTATCAGGCCAATGCAGGCACTGCCATGTGGTTTCGCACTTACATGTGGGGCGTCGTCTATTTGCG CAATGTGGATCCTCCTATTTGGTATGACACTGATGTCCGCCTTTTTGAGATTCAGCGGATGTAG
- the hid1a gene encoding protein HID1 isoform X5 — protein sequence MGSTDSKLNFRKAVIQLTTKTQPVEATDDAFWDQFWADTATTVQDVFALVPAAEIRAVREESPSNLATLCYKAVEKLVQGAESGCPTEREKQVILNCTRILTRILPYIFEDQDWRGFFWSTVPGAGRAGTDELDDDDGARPLAELLLLAIADLLFCPDFTVHSHKRGPDSVENMQSIDSCEYIWEAGVGFAQSPPLNYIHDLNRTELLRLLLTCFSEAMYLPPSSDNNVLNPWVTFFCSAENRHALPLFTSLLNVVCAYDPVGYGIPYNHLLFSDYREQLVEQAVQILIVTLEHDGGVPHRPASPSSMEEQESTGPENLFVNYLSRIHREEDFDFVLKGLARLLTNPLTQTYLPNSTKKIQFHQELLVLFWKLCDFNKKFLFFVLKSSDVLDVLVPILYYLNDARADQSRVGLMHIGVFILLLLSGERNFGVRLNKPYSIHVPMDIPVFTGTHADLLIVVFHKIITTGHQRLQPLFDCLLTIVVNVSPYLKSLSMVAANKLLHLLEAFSTSWFLFSAAQNHHLVFFLLEAFNNIIQYQFDGNCNLVYAIIRKRNVFHQLANLPSDPASIQKALQRKRKSPDVISRTSSQETVSMEGSHPAVPAEPGTLKASLVAMPGIDKLTEKSQVSEDGTMVSVPKMDSPHTVHPDQSAVAGTSDTESNSGRDNEDVFYTEAEMERRRLSSASSTSFWAPTQEWVLSWKSKLPLQTIMRLLQVLVPQVEKICIDKGLTDESEILKFLQHGTLVGLLPVPHPILIRKYQANAGTAMWFRTYMWGVVYLRNVDPPIWYDTDVRLFEIQRM from the exons ATGGGCAGCACCGACTCAAAACTGAACTTCAGGAAAGCGGTGATTCAGCTGACAACCAAAACACAG CCAGTGGAAGCCACAGACGATGCCTTCTGGGACCAGTTCTGGGCAGACACCGCCACCACCGTCCAGGATGTTTTTGCTCTGGTGCCAGCTGCGGAGATAAGGGCTGTTCGAGAGGAGTCCCCTTCAAATCTAGCAACCCTCTGCTATAAG GCCGTGGAGAAGCTGGTGCAGGGTGCAGAGTCTGGCTGCCCCACAGAAAGGGAGAAGCAGGTGATCCTGAACTGCACCCGCATCCTGACCCGCATCCTCCCCTACATCTTTGAGGACCAGGACTGGAGGGGATTCTTCTGGTCAACGGTGCCTGGTGCCGGGCGGGCTGGG ACAGATGAGCTGGACGATGATGACGGAGCTCGACCACTGGCCGAGTTGCTGCTCCTGGCCATCGCTGACCTGCTCTTTTGCCCTGACTTCACTGTGCACAGCCACAAGAGAGGCCCT GACTCGGTAGAGAACATGCAGTCTATAGACAGCTGTGAATACATCTGGGAGGCAGGGGTGGGCTTTGCACAGTCCCCCCCTCTCAACTACATCCATGACCTGAATAG GACAGAGTTGCTGAGATTGTTACTAACCTGCTTCTCTGAGGCCATGTACCTGCCTCCTTCATCGGACAACAATGTCCTCAACCCTTGGGTGACTTTCTTCTGCTCCGCAGAAAACAG ACATGCTCTGCCTCTGTTCACCTCCCTGCTGAATGTGGTGTGCGCCTATGATCCAGTGGGCTACGGCATCCCGTACAACCACCTGCTCTTCTCGGACTACCGGGAGCAGCTGGTGGAGCAGGCTGTACAGATCCTTATTGTGACGCTGGAGCACGACGGAGGGGTTCCCCACCGCCCTGCCTCCCCATCCAGCATGGAGGAGCAAGAG TCTACAGGACCTGAAAACCTGTTTGTGAATTATTTGTCGAGGATTCACAGAGAGGAG GACTTTGACTTTGTATTGAAGGGCCTGGCTCGTCTGCTGACCAACCCTTTGACTCAGACTTACCTGCCTAACTCCACAAAGAAGATCCAGTTCCACCAAGAGCTGTTGGTTCTCTTCTGGAAGCTATGTGACTTCAATAAG AAGTTCCTGTTTTTTGTCCTGAAGAGCAGTGATGTGCTGGATGTTCTGGTTCCGATACTCTACTACCTGAATGATGCCAGGGCTGACCAGT CCCGCGTCGGACTCATGCACATTGGCGTGTtcattctgctgctgttgagcGGGGAGAGAAACTTTGGTGTGCGCTTGAATAAGCCCTACTCCATCCATGTGCCTATGGACATACCAGTGTTCACAGGGACTCACGCTGACCTGCTTATAGTG gtgTTTCACAAGATTATCACCACAGGCCACCAGCGTCTCCAGCCTCTGTTTGACTGCCTACTCACCATTGTTGTAAATG TGTCTCCCTACTTGAAGAGCCTGTCCATGGTGGCAGCCAATAAACTGCTCCACCTGCTGGAGGCCTTCTCCACCAGCTGGTTCCTGTTCTCTGCAGCCCAGAACCATCACCTTGTATTCTTCCTTCTTGAGGCTTTTAACAATATTATCCAGTACCAGTTTGATG GAAACTGCAACCTGGTGTATGCCATCATCCGCAAACGTAACGTGTTCCACCAGCTGGCCAACCTGCCCTCTGATCCCGCTTCCATTCAAAAGGctttgcagaggaagaggaagtcgCCAGATGTTATTTCCCGCACAAGCTCCCAGGAGACTGTGTCTATGGAGGGCTCTCACCCTGCTGTGCCAGCAGAGCCTGGTACACTGAAGGCCAGTCTAGTCGCTATGCCAG GCATTGATAAACTCACCGAGAAGTCACAGGTGTCAGAGGATGGCACCATGGTGTCCGTCCCAAAGATGGATTCCCCACACACTGTCCACCCGGACCAAAGTGCAGTCGCCGGGACCAGTGATACAGAGTCAAACTCAGGCAGAGATAAtgaa GATGTTTTCTACACTGAAGCAGAAATGGAGAGAAGACGTTTGTCAAGTGCGTCTTCAACATCGTTTTGGGCTCCCACACAGGAATGG GTGCTCTCCTGGAAGAGTAAGCTACCTTTGCAGACTATCATGCGTCTTCTACAAGTGTTAGTTCCCCAGGTGGAGAAGATCTGCATCGATAA gggTTTGACAGATGAATCAGAGATCCTGAAGTTTCTCCAGCATGGCACATTAGTGGGCCTGCTCCCAGTCCCTCACCCCATCCTCATCAGAAAGTATCAGGCCAATGCAGGCACTGCCATGTGGTTTCGCACTTACATGTGGGGCGTCGTCTATTTGCG CAATGTGGATCCTCCTATTTGGTATGACACTGATGTCCGCCTTTTTGAGATTCAGCGGATGTAG
- the hid1a gene encoding protein HID1 isoform X2 has protein sequence MGSTDSKLNFRKAVIQLTTKTQPVEATDDAFWDQFWADTATTVQDVFALVPAAEIRAVREESPSNLATLCYKAVEKLVQGAESGCPTEREKQVILNCTRILTRILPYIFEDQDWRGFFWSTVPGAGRAGTDELDDDDGARPLAELLLLAIADLLFCPDFTVHSHKRGPDSVENMQSIDSCEYIWEAGVGFAQSPPLNYIHDLNRTELLRLLLTCFSEAMYLPPSSDNNVLNPWVTFFCSAENRHALPLFTSLLNVVCAYDPVGYGIPYNHLLFSDYREQLVEQAVQILIVTLEHDGGVPHRPASPSSMEEQEVRHQEHRKTKINPMTIWHAFDVSQINLCIFVQSTGPENLFVNYLSRIHREEDFDFVLKGLARLLTNPLTQTYLPNSTKKIQFHQELLVLFWKLCDFNKKFLFFVLKSSDVLDVLVPILYYLNDARADQSRVGLMHIGVFILLLLSGERNFGVRLNKPYSIHVPMDIPVFTGTHADLLIVVFHKIITTGHQRLQPLFDCLLTIVVNVSPYLKSLSMVAANKLLHLLEAFSTSWFLFSAAQNHHLVFFLLEAFNNIIQYQFDGNCNLVYAIIRKRNVFHQLANLPSDPASIQKALQRKRKSPDVISRTSSQETVSMEGSHPAVPAEPGTLKASLVAMPGIDKLTEKSQVSEDGTMVSVPKMDSPHTVHPDQSAVAGTSDTESNSGRDNEDVFYTEAEMERRRLSSASSTSFWAPTQEWVLSWKSKLPLQTIMRLLQVLVPQVEKICIDKGLTDESEILKFLQHGTLVGLLPVPHPILIRKYQANAGTAMWFRTYMWGVVYLRNVDPPIWYDTDVRLFEIQRM, from the exons ATGGGCAGCACCGACTCAAAACTGAACTTCAGGAAAGCGGTGATTCAGCTGACAACCAAAACACAG CCAGTGGAAGCCACAGACGATGCCTTCTGGGACCAGTTCTGGGCAGACACCGCCACCACCGTCCAGGATGTTTTTGCTCTGGTGCCAGCTGCGGAGATAAGGGCTGTTCGAGAGGAGTCCCCTTCAAATCTAGCAACCCTCTGCTATAAG GCCGTGGAGAAGCTGGTGCAGGGTGCAGAGTCTGGCTGCCCCACAGAAAGGGAGAAGCAGGTGATCCTGAACTGCACCCGCATCCTGACCCGCATCCTCCCCTACATCTTTGAGGACCAGGACTGGAGGGGATTCTTCTGGTCAACGGTGCCTGGTGCCGGGCGGGCTGGG ACAGATGAGCTGGACGATGATGACGGAGCTCGACCACTGGCCGAGTTGCTGCTCCTGGCCATCGCTGACCTGCTCTTTTGCCCTGACTTCACTGTGCACAGCCACAAGAGAGGCCCT GACTCGGTAGAGAACATGCAGTCTATAGACAGCTGTGAATACATCTGGGAGGCAGGGGTGGGCTTTGCACAGTCCCCCCCTCTCAACTACATCCATGACCTGAATAG GACAGAGTTGCTGAGATTGTTACTAACCTGCTTCTCTGAGGCCATGTACCTGCCTCCTTCATCGGACAACAATGTCCTCAACCCTTGGGTGACTTTCTTCTGCTCCGCAGAAAACAG ACATGCTCTGCCTCTGTTCACCTCCCTGCTGAATGTGGTGTGCGCCTATGATCCAGTGGGCTACGGCATCCCGTACAACCACCTGCTCTTCTCGGACTACCGGGAGCAGCTGGTGGAGCAGGCTGTACAGATCCTTATTGTGACGCTGGAGCACGACGGAGGGGTTCCCCACCGCCCTGCCTCCCCATCCAGCATGGAGGAGCAAGAGGTACGACACCAagaacacaggaaaacaaaaatcaatccGATGACTATATGGCATGCGTTTGATGTCAGTCAAATAAATCTCTGTATCTTTGTGCAGTCTACAGGACCTGAAAACCTGTTTGTGAATTATTTGTCGAGGATTCACAGAGAGGAG GACTTTGACTTTGTATTGAAGGGCCTGGCTCGTCTGCTGACCAACCCTTTGACTCAGACTTACCTGCCTAACTCCACAAAGAAGATCCAGTTCCACCAAGAGCTGTTGGTTCTCTTCTGGAAGCTATGTGACTTCAATAAG AAGTTCCTGTTTTTTGTCCTGAAGAGCAGTGATGTGCTGGATGTTCTGGTTCCGATACTCTACTACCTGAATGATGCCAGGGCTGACCAGT CCCGCGTCGGACTCATGCACATTGGCGTGTtcattctgctgctgttgagcGGGGAGAGAAACTTTGGTGTGCGCTTGAATAAGCCCTACTCCATCCATGTGCCTATGGACATACCAGTGTTCACAGGGACTCACGCTGACCTGCTTATAGTG gtgTTTCACAAGATTATCACCACAGGCCACCAGCGTCTCCAGCCTCTGTTTGACTGCCTACTCACCATTGTTGTAAATG TGTCTCCCTACTTGAAGAGCCTGTCCATGGTGGCAGCCAATAAACTGCTCCACCTGCTGGAGGCCTTCTCCACCAGCTGGTTCCTGTTCTCTGCAGCCCAGAACCATCACCTTGTATTCTTCCTTCTTGAGGCTTTTAACAATATTATCCAGTACCAGTTTGATG GAAACTGCAACCTGGTGTATGCCATCATCCGCAAACGTAACGTGTTCCACCAGCTGGCCAACCTGCCCTCTGATCCCGCTTCCATTCAAAAGGctttgcagaggaagaggaagtcgCCAGATGTTATTTCCCGCACAAGCTCCCAGGAGACTGTGTCTATGGAGGGCTCTCACCCTGCTGTGCCAGCAGAGCCTGGTACACTGAAGGCCAGTCTAGTCGCTATGCCAG GCATTGATAAACTCACCGAGAAGTCACAGGTGTCAGAGGATGGCACCATGGTGTCCGTCCCAAAGATGGATTCCCCACACACTGTCCACCCGGACCAAAGTGCAGTCGCCGGGACCAGTGATACAGAGTCAAACTCAGGCAGAGATAAtgaa GATGTTTTCTACACTGAAGCAGAAATGGAGAGAAGACGTTTGTCAAGTGCGTCTTCAACATCGTTTTGGGCTCCCACACAGGAATGG GTGCTCTCCTGGAAGAGTAAGCTACCTTTGCAGACTATCATGCGTCTTCTACAAGTGTTAGTTCCCCAGGTGGAGAAGATCTGCATCGATAA gggTTTGACAGATGAATCAGAGATCCTGAAGTTTCTCCAGCATGGCACATTAGTGGGCCTGCTCCCAGTCCCTCACCCCATCCTCATCAGAAAGTATCAGGCCAATGCAGGCACTGCCATGTGGTTTCGCACTTACATGTGGGGCGTCGTCTATTTGCG CAATGTGGATCCTCCTATTTGGTATGACACTGATGTCCGCCTTTTTGAGATTCAGCGGATGTAG
- the hid1a gene encoding protein HID1 isoform X6 — MIKRGKITFECTAMRRKISQGHCSWNLAGMKCPLWLSYEGGEMQTYFLQPVEATDDAFWDQFWADTATTVQDVFALVPAAEIRAVREESPSNLATLCYKAVEKLVQGAESGCPTEREKQVILNCTRILTRILPYIFEDQDWRGFFWSTVPGAGRAGTDELDDDDGARPLAELLLLAIADLLFCPDFTVHSHKRGPDSVENMQSIDSCEYIWEAGVGFAQSPPLNYIHDLNRTELLRLLLTCFSEAMYLPPSSDNNVLNPWVTFFCSAENRHALPLFTSLLNVVCAYDPVGYGIPYNHLLFSDYREQLVEQAVQILIVTLEHDGGVPHRPASPSSMEEQESTGPENLFVNYLSRIHREEDFDFVLKGLARLLTNPLTQTYLPNSTKKIQFHQELLVLFWKLCDFNKKFLFFVLKSSDVLDVLVPILYYLNDARADQLSPYLKSLSMVAANKLLHLLEAFSTSWFLFSAAQNHHLVFFLLEAFNNIIQYQFDGNCNLVYAIIRKRNVFHQLANLPSDPASIQKALQRKRKSPDVISRTSSQETVSMEGSHPAVPAEPGTLKASLVAMPGIDKLTEKSQVSEDGTMVSVPKMDSPHTVHPDQSAVAGTSDTESNSGRDNEDVFYTEAEMERRRLSSASSTSFWAPTQEWVLSWKSKLPLQTIMRLLQVLVPQVEKICIDKGLTDESEILKFLQHGTLVGLLPVPHPILIRKYQANAGTAMWFRTYMWGVVYLRNVDPPIWYDTDVRLFEIQRM, encoded by the exons ATGATTAAAAGGgggaaaattacatttgaatgcACTGCAATGAGACGCAAGATCAGTCAGGGCCATTGCAGTTGGAATCTCGCTGGCATGAAGTGCCCCCTTTGGCTCAGTTATGAGGGAGGTGAAATGCAAACATATTTCCTACAGCCAGTGGAAGCCACAGACGATGCCTTCTGGGACCAGTTCTGGGCAGACACCGCCACCACCGTCCAGGATGTTTTTGCTCTGGTGCCAGCTGCGGAGATAAGGGCTGTTCGAGAGGAGTCCCCTTCAAATCTAGCAACCCTCTGCTATAAG GCCGTGGAGAAGCTGGTGCAGGGTGCAGAGTCTGGCTGCCCCACAGAAAGGGAGAAGCAGGTGATCCTGAACTGCACCCGCATCCTGACCCGCATCCTCCCCTACATCTTTGAGGACCAGGACTGGAGGGGATTCTTCTGGTCAACGGTGCCTGGTGCCGGGCGGGCTGGG ACAGATGAGCTGGACGATGATGACGGAGCTCGACCACTGGCCGAGTTGCTGCTCCTGGCCATCGCTGACCTGCTCTTTTGCCCTGACTTCACTGTGCACAGCCACAAGAGAGGCCCT GACTCGGTAGAGAACATGCAGTCTATAGACAGCTGTGAATACATCTGGGAGGCAGGGGTGGGCTTTGCACAGTCCCCCCCTCTCAACTACATCCATGACCTGAATAG GACAGAGTTGCTGAGATTGTTACTAACCTGCTTCTCTGAGGCCATGTACCTGCCTCCTTCATCGGACAACAATGTCCTCAACCCTTGGGTGACTTTCTTCTGCTCCGCAGAAAACAG ACATGCTCTGCCTCTGTTCACCTCCCTGCTGAATGTGGTGTGCGCCTATGATCCAGTGGGCTACGGCATCCCGTACAACCACCTGCTCTTCTCGGACTACCGGGAGCAGCTGGTGGAGCAGGCTGTACAGATCCTTATTGTGACGCTGGAGCACGACGGAGGGGTTCCCCACCGCCCTGCCTCCCCATCCAGCATGGAGGAGCAAGAG TCTACAGGACCTGAAAACCTGTTTGTGAATTATTTGTCGAGGATTCACAGAGAGGAG GACTTTGACTTTGTATTGAAGGGCCTGGCTCGTCTGCTGACCAACCCTTTGACTCAGACTTACCTGCCTAACTCCACAAAGAAGATCCAGTTCCACCAAGAGCTGTTGGTTCTCTTCTGGAAGCTATGTGACTTCAATAAG AAGTTCCTGTTTTTTGTCCTGAAGAGCAGTGATGTGCTGGATGTTCTGGTTCCGATACTCTACTACCTGAATGATGCCAGGGCTGACCAGT TGTCTCCCTACTTGAAGAGCCTGTCCATGGTGGCAGCCAATAAACTGCTCCACCTGCTGGAGGCCTTCTCCACCAGCTGGTTCCTGTTCTCTGCAGCCCAGAACCATCACCTTGTATTCTTCCTTCTTGAGGCTTTTAACAATATTATCCAGTACCAGTTTGATG GAAACTGCAACCTGGTGTATGCCATCATCCGCAAACGTAACGTGTTCCACCAGCTGGCCAACCTGCCCTCTGATCCCGCTTCCATTCAAAAGGctttgcagaggaagaggaagtcgCCAGATGTTATTTCCCGCACAAGCTCCCAGGAGACTGTGTCTATGGAGGGCTCTCACCCTGCTGTGCCAGCAGAGCCTGGTACACTGAAGGCCAGTCTAGTCGCTATGCCAG GCATTGATAAACTCACCGAGAAGTCACAGGTGTCAGAGGATGGCACCATGGTGTCCGTCCCAAAGATGGATTCCCCACACACTGTCCACCCGGACCAAAGTGCAGTCGCCGGGACCAGTGATACAGAGTCAAACTCAGGCAGAGATAAtgaa GATGTTTTCTACACTGAAGCAGAAATGGAGAGAAGACGTTTGTCAAGTGCGTCTTCAACATCGTTTTGGGCTCCCACACAGGAATGG GTGCTCTCCTGGAAGAGTAAGCTACCTTTGCAGACTATCATGCGTCTTCTACAAGTGTTAGTTCCCCAGGTGGAGAAGATCTGCATCGATAA gggTTTGACAGATGAATCAGAGATCCTGAAGTTTCTCCAGCATGGCACATTAGTGGGCCTGCTCCCAGTCCCTCACCCCATCCTCATCAGAAAGTATCAGGCCAATGCAGGCACTGCCATGTGGTTTCGCACTTACATGTGGGGCGTCGTCTATTTGCG CAATGTGGATCCTCCTATTTGGTATGACACTGATGTCCGCCTTTTTGAGATTCAGCGGATGTAG